From the genome of Terriglobales bacterium:
CAGCGGAGCTGCGCGACCTTGCCAAAGCACTGCCCGTCGCCTCCGGTGAGTCCAGCAAGCCCCCGACCTTGCCGCTCTATTTGCCCAGGCAGGCCTACATCCGCCACTCCGCCCGCTATGTCCTTGGGCCGGTCGGGCTCGATGCCGTAGGGGCGCCGCTCTCGCCGCAGCTGGTGGACTTCAGCAAAGGCGCCGAGGTCGTGCTGGGCAAGTACTCGACGTCGCAAGGCGTGGCGACGCTCACCCTCATCTCGTATCCCACGCCGGCGATCGCCGGCGAGCGCCTGCGCGCCATCCAAGCCGGCGCGACTCCCGGGCCCGAGCTCAACCTCAAGCGCAGCGGCCCTCTACTCGCCCTGGTCACCGGCGACATCTCCTCGAAGGAAGCGAAGTCTCTGCTCGCTGCCATCAACTACGAAGCCGACGTCACCTGGAACGAAGCCACTTCGCTCAGCAAGCGCGACAACATCGGCAATCTGATCGTGAACATCTTCGTCCTCATCGGCGTCGTGTTGCTGTTCGCGCTGGTGCTGGGCGTGATGTTCGGCGGTGTCCGCGTGGTGCTCAAGCGCCTCTTCCCCGATCGCGTCTTCGACCGCCCGGAGGACGTCGAGATCATCCGCCTCAATCTCCGGTAATAGCTTGTAAGTGGTTTAATTTCAAGTGCTTACTTCGGGAGTCCCGGCCATCCGGGCGGTTTCCGGCCATTATTGGGAAAAGTTGGCTATTCTTGTAAGTCATTGAGAATAAAGGGATTTATTCTCCAAAAAATCCTTGACACCCCATTTAGCCCCCTCATAAGATTTCGCCAGAAAGTTCTGACGGCGAAACTTCTGTTGGAACTATTCTCCCTAGAAGGAAAGGCCGCTCATTGCCAGAGCGGTCTTTTCGTTTCTCCCTCGATCTCGTCTACGTGCGCGCCGGCTGGCGCAACTTTTCCAGGATCTCCTTCACCACCATCCCCATCACGGCAGAGATGAC
Proteins encoded in this window:
- a CDS encoding DUF6599 family protein → MSRLFTVLALALALASCAFAADKPAPLLPDVFAGWQRGDLRASTDPSQADAANGPLLKEYGFTGFEAATYSQAGRKLSVKAARFADTSGAYGAFTFYKRGDMQTESIGEQGASENNHVLFYRGNILVDAVFDRVTAMSAAELRDLAKALPVASGESSKPPTLPLYLPRQAYIRHSARYVLGPVGLDAVGAPLSPQLVDFSKGAEVVLGKYSTSQGVATLTLISYPTPAIAGERLRAIQAGATPGPELNLKRSGPLLALVTGDISSKEAKSLLAAINYEADVTWNEATSLSKRDNIGNLIVNIFVLIGVVLLFALVLGVMFGGVRVVLKRLFPDRVFDRPEDVEIIRLNLR